From a region of the Janthinobacterium sp. 61 genome:
- a CDS encoding ATP-binding cassette domain-containing protein, translated as MSEYILALENISKRFGSVIALQNVTLRLKPGEVHCLLGDNGAGKSTLIKTLAGVHRPTSGDYLVDGKSVSFNSPKEALDLGVATVYQDLALVPLLSVARNFFMGREPIRKMFGVLPVMDMEYAATTARDKLADMGIMVRDPHQAVGTMSGGERQCLAIARAIHFGARVLILDEPTAALGVKQSFNVLKLIYKARERGLSVIFITHNVHHAYPVGDSFTLLNRGRSLGTYTKETVSKDEVLDMMAGGAEMQTLMAELDGVTI; from the coding sequence ATGAGCGAATACATCCTTGCGCTGGAAAATATCAGCAAACGTTTCGGCTCCGTCATCGCCCTGCAAAACGTCACCCTGCGTTTGAAACCGGGCGAGGTGCATTGCCTGCTGGGCGACAACGGCGCCGGCAAGTCGACCCTGATCAAGACCCTGGCCGGCGTGCACCGGCCCACCAGCGGCGACTACCTGGTCGACGGCAAGAGCGTCAGCTTCAATTCGCCGAAAGAGGCGCTGGACCTGGGCGTGGCTACCGTCTACCAGGACCTGGCGCTGGTGCCATTGCTGTCCGTGGCGCGCAATTTCTTCATGGGGCGCGAGCCGATCAGGAAAATGTTCGGTGTGCTGCCCGTGATGGACATGGAGTACGCCGCTACCACGGCGCGCGACAAGCTGGCCGACATGGGCATCATGGTGCGCGACCCGCACCAGGCCGTGGGCACCATGTCGGGCGGCGAGCGGCAATGCCTGGCCATTGCCCGCGCCATCCACTTCGGCGCGCGCGTGCTGATCCTCGACGAGCCGACGGCCGCGCTGGGCGTGAAGCAATCGTTCAATGTGCTGAAACTGATTTACAAGGCGCGCGAACGGGGTTTGTCCGTGATCTTTATTACCCACAATGTGCATCATGCCTATCCCGTGGGCGACTCGTTCACCCTCTTGAACCGGGGCAGGTCGCTGGGTACCTACACCAAGGAAACCGTTTCCAAGGACGAAGTACTCGACATGATGGCGGGTGGTGCGGAAATGCAAACGCTGATGGCTGAACTCGACGGTGTCACGATTTAA
- the iolC gene encoding 5-dehydro-2-deoxygluconokinase — MNNPTQFAQGRALDVICLGRLAVDLYAQQIGSTLEDVTSFAKYLGGSSANIAFGTARLGLQSAMLSKVGDDHMGRFLTDTLSKEGCDVSHVGIDRDRLTALVMLGIKDKNTFPLIFYRENCADMAIDASSVDAAFIASSKALLITGTHFSTSAMHAVSTQALKLARANNVRTVLDIDYRPVLWGLSGKADGETRFVSNEGVTRHLQAILPQFDLIVGTEEEFMIAGGGADIMASLRAVRAATLATLVVKRGPLGSAVIDTTIPHSLDEAYNYRGVRVEVLNVLGAGDAFLSGFLKGWLRGEDYEACCRYANGCGALVVSRHGCAPAMPSPVELDYFLAHAATLTQPDQDATLSRLHRTTVARKQWDELCVFAFDHRTQFFELAQQTGAAESRISALKQLMVQAVAQTEAALQLAGKTGVLIDGRYGVDALNDATGRGWWIGRPVELPGSNPLQFDWGRSIGSHLLSWPKEHVIKCLVQLHPDDAVENRLEQEAQIKALYDAAQVSGHELLLEVIPSDALPQSDDTVLRAVKRLYNLGIYPEWWKLESMSARQWQAIDALVHERDPYCRGVVLLGLNAPIEKLAASFDQASASTTCRGFMVGRTIFQEPSRRWLAGELDDAGLIAAVRANFEQLIGLWQRTRKHLERAA, encoded by the coding sequence ATGAATAACCCGACACAATTTGCCCAGGGCCGCGCGCTGGACGTGATTTGCCTGGGCCGCCTGGCGGTGGACCTGTATGCGCAGCAGATCGGCAGCACCCTGGAAGACGTGACGAGTTTCGCCAAGTACCTGGGCGGCTCATCGGCGAATATCGCCTTCGGCACGGCCAGGCTGGGCTTGCAGTCCGCCATGCTGTCGAAGGTGGGCGACGACCACATGGGGCGTTTCCTTACCGACACCTTGTCGAAGGAAGGCTGCGACGTCAGCCATGTGGGCATCGACCGCGACCGCCTGACGGCCCTCGTCATGCTGGGCATCAAGGATAAAAACACCTTCCCCCTGATCTTCTACAGGGAAAATTGCGCCGACATGGCCATCGACGCGTCGTCGGTGGATGCGGCCTTCATTGCGTCGAGCAAAGCGCTCCTGATCACCGGCACGCATTTCTCTACGAGCGCCATGCACGCTGTCAGCACGCAAGCCCTGAAATTGGCCCGCGCCAACAACGTGCGTACCGTACTCGACATCGATTACCGGCCCGTGCTGTGGGGCTTGTCGGGCAAGGCGGACGGCGAAACGCGTTTCGTTTCCAACGAAGGCGTGACCCGCCACCTGCAGGCGATCCTGCCGCAGTTCGACCTGATCGTCGGCACGGAAGAGGAATTCATGATCGCCGGCGGCGGTGCCGATATCATGGCCAGCTTGCGCGCCGTGCGGGCCGCCACCCTCGCCACACTGGTGGTCAAGCGGGGCCCGCTGGGCAGCGCTGTCATCGACACGACCATTCCGCACAGTCTCGACGAAGCGTACAACTACCGTGGCGTGCGCGTGGAAGTGCTGAACGTGCTGGGCGCCGGCGACGCTTTTCTTTCCGGCTTCTTGAAAGGCTGGCTGCGCGGCGAGGATTACGAAGCGTGCTGCCGCTATGCGAATGGCTGCGGCGCCCTCGTCGTGTCGCGCCACGGTTGCGCGCCGGCCATGCCGTCGCCAGTCGAGCTCGACTATTTCCTGGCCCATGCGGCGACACTGACGCAGCCGGATCAGGATGCGACCCTGTCGCGCCTGCACCGCACGACTGTAGCGCGCAAGCAATGGGATGAGTTGTGCGTGTTTGCGTTTGATCATCGCACGCAGTTCTTTGAGCTGGCACAACAAACGGGCGCAGCCGAATCGCGTATCTCGGCTTTGAAGCAATTGATGGTGCAAGCCGTGGCCCAGACGGAAGCGGCCTTGCAGCTGGCTGGCAAGACGGGCGTACTGATCGATGGCCGCTATGGTGTCGATGCGCTCAACGATGCGACGGGGCGGGGCTGGTGGATAGGCCGTCCCGTGGAATTGCCGGGATCTAACCCGCTGCAATTTGACTGGGGCCGTTCCATCGGTTCGCACCTGCTCAGCTGGCCAAAGGAACACGTGATCAAATGCCTGGTGCAGCTGCACCCCGATGATGCCGTGGAAAACCGGCTGGAACAGGAAGCGCAGATCAAGGCCCTGTATGACGCGGCGCAAGTGAGCGGTCACGAACTGTTGCTGGAAGTGATACCGTCGGACGCCTTGCCGCAGAGTGACGATACCGTCTTGCGTGCCGTCAAGCGCCTGTATAACCTGGGCATTTACCCCGAATGGTGGAAGCTGGAAAGCATGTCGGCCCGGCAATGGCAAGCCATCGATGCCCTGGTGCACGAGCGCGATCCCTATTGCCGTGGCGTCGTCTTGCTGGGCTTGAATGCTCCGATCGAAAAACTTGCCGCCAGTTTTGACCAAGCCAGTGCCAGCACGACGTGCCGCGGCTTCATGGTAGGACGCACCATCTTCCAGGAACCGAGCCGCCGCTGGCTGGCAGGCGAACTCGACGATGCGGGCCTGATTGCCGCCGTGCGCGCCAACTTCGAACAGCTTATTGGCCTGTGGCAGCGTACGCGCAAGCACCTGGAGCGTGCAGCATGA
- the iolD gene encoding 3D-(3,5/4)-trihydroxycyclohexane-1,2-dione acylhydrolase (decyclizing), with product MSATIRLTMAQALVRYLAALRVEGGEPLFGGAFAIFGHGNVAGLGEALYQYRDSFPTYRAHNEQAMAHSAIAYAKAHMRRRMMAVTSSIGPGATNLLTAAALAHVNRLPVLLLPGDVFVSRAPDPVLQQLEDATDGSVSVNDAFKPLSRYFDRIVYPEQLLTALPRAIAALTDPAACGPVTLSLPQDVQTMAYDYPADFFEPRVVRFRAVPPVESELQEAALLLKNAKQPLIVAGGGVLYGKASPALQAFAERHGIPVAETQAGKSSLPWDHPLQLGAIGVTGSPAANALAADADVVLAIGTRLQDFTTGSHSLFAQAQLLSLNVNSFDALKRRGLGLQADATLGLQGLSRLLGNWNSAGHWLDRAQQAGNAWRATVAGITGQREVAGLPYDGEVIGAVQRSSRDSTTRDIVVCAAGTLPAELHKLWRTSTPGGYHMEYGYSCMGYEIAGGLGVKMAKPDAEVIVMVGDGSYLMMNSEIATSVMLDKKLIIVVLDNRGYGCINRLQQACGNASFNNMLPDSAPVVDFALHAQSLGALSEHVDSIAELEQAMLRARAAPRTYLICINTDDTRTTEEGGCWWEVAVPEVSTQPGVQAARARYELDRLKQRN from the coding sequence ATGAGCGCCACGATCAGATTGACCATGGCGCAGGCGCTGGTGCGCTACCTGGCTGCCTTGCGGGTGGAAGGGGGCGAACCATTATTTGGCGGCGCCTTCGCCATCTTTGGCCACGGCAATGTCGCTGGCCTGGGCGAAGCGCTGTACCAGTATCGCGACAGCTTTCCCACTTACCGCGCCCACAACGAACAGGCGATGGCGCACTCGGCTATTGCGTATGCGAAAGCCCACATGCGCCGGCGCATGATGGCCGTCACCAGCTCCATCGGCCCGGGCGCCACGAATTTGCTGACGGCCGCCGCCCTGGCGCATGTGAACCGCCTGCCCGTGCTCTTGCTGCCAGGCGACGTGTTCGTCTCTCGCGCACCGGACCCGGTGCTGCAGCAGCTGGAAGATGCCACGGATGGCAGCGTGTCGGTGAACGATGCCTTCAAACCGCTGTCGCGCTATTTTGACCGCATCGTGTATCCGGAGCAATTGCTCACGGCCTTGCCACGCGCCATTGCCGCCTTGACGGACCCGGCCGCCTGCGGTCCCGTGACTTTGTCTCTGCCGCAAGACGTGCAAACGATGGCGTATGACTATCCGGCCGACTTTTTCGAGCCGAGAGTCGTGCGTTTTCGCGCCGTGCCGCCGGTGGAATCCGAACTGCAAGAAGCGGCGCTGCTATTGAAAAATGCGAAACAGCCGCTAATCGTGGCCGGTGGCGGTGTGCTGTACGGCAAGGCCAGCCCCGCCCTGCAGGCGTTCGCCGAGCGCCACGGCATTCCCGTGGCGGAAACCCAGGCGGGTAAAAGTTCCTTGCCGTGGGACCACCCTTTGCAGCTGGGCGCCATCGGCGTGACGGGCTCGCCCGCCGCGAACGCGCTGGCGGCGGACGCGGACGTGGTGCTGGCCATCGGCACGCGCCTGCAGGATTTCACGACCGGCTCGCATTCCCTGTTTGCGCAGGCGCAGTTGCTCAGCCTGAACGTCAACAGTTTTGACGCGCTGAAACGCCGTGGCCTGGGCTTGCAGGCGGACGCGACGCTGGGCTTGCAGGGACTGTCGCGGCTGCTGGGGAACTGGAACAGTGCGGGCCACTGGCTGGACCGTGCGCAGCAGGCGGGCAATGCCTGGCGCGCGACAGTTGCAGGCATCACCGGCCAGCGCGAGGTGGCGGGCTTGCCGTACGACGGTGAAGTCATCGGTGCCGTGCAGCGTTCATCCAGGGATTCCACCACCCGCGACATCGTCGTCTGCGCGGCAGGCACCTTGCCGGCCGAGCTGCACAAGCTGTGGCGCACCAGTACACCGGGCGGCTACCACATGGAATACGGCTATTCGTGCATGGGCTATGAAATCGCCGGCGGCCTCGGTGTCAAGATGGCCAAGCCGGATGCCGAGGTGATCGTCATGGTGGGCGATGGCAGCTATCTGATGATGAATTCGGAAATCGCCACTTCCGTCATGCTGGACAAAAAGCTGATTATTGTCGTGCTCGACAACCGCGGCTATGGCTGCATCAACCGCCTGCAGCAGGCGTGCGGCAATGCCTCGTTCAACAATATGTTGCCCGACAGCGCACCCGTGGTCGACTTCGCCCTGCATGCGCAATCGCTGGGCGCCTTGAGCGAACACGTGGACTCGATTGCTGAACTGGAACAGGCCATGCTGCGCGCCCGCGCCGCACCGCGTACGTATCTGATCTGCATCAATACGGACGACACGCGCACGACAGAAGAGGGTGGTTGCTGGTGGGAAGTGGCCGTGCCCGAGGTGTCCACCCAGCCAGGCGTGCAAGCTGCGCGCGCCCGTTATGAACTTGACCGTCTGAAACAAAGGAATTGA
- the iolE gene encoding myo-inosose-2 dehydratase, with protein sequence MTTWNVKIGINPISWMNDDLPSLGGETPLETALKEGAEIGYVGFELGNKFPKDAPALNAVLGKYGLACVSGWYSGRLAHRSVEEEIASVASHLRLLADSGASVMVYGEVADAIQGEARPLYKRPRFQTQQQWQAYADKLTAFSAHLLAHGVRLAYHHHMGAYVETPADVDQLMALTGPEVGLLFDTGHITFAGGDAVAVLNKHIDRICHVHCKDVRPNVVKLARNGHWSFLQAVINGAFSVPGDGCIDFPAILRRLYLHGYEGWLVVEAEQDPAVAPSYQYAKMGHDYLAQLVGAIPRLGREAA encoded by the coding sequence ATGACTACCTGGAATGTCAAGATCGGCATCAACCCGATCTCGTGGATGAACGACGATTTGCCAAGCCTGGGCGGCGAAACGCCCCTGGAGACAGCGCTGAAAGAGGGCGCCGAGATTGGCTACGTGGGTTTCGAGCTGGGCAACAAGTTTCCCAAGGATGCCCCCGCGCTGAATGCCGTACTGGGCAAGTATGGCCTGGCGTGCGTGTCCGGCTGGTATTCGGGCCGGCTGGCGCACCGCTCGGTGGAAGAAGAGATCGCTTCCGTAGCCTCGCATTTACGCTTGCTTGCCGACAGCGGCGCCAGCGTCATGGTCTACGGCGAAGTGGCCGACGCTATCCAGGGCGAAGCCCGTCCCCTGTATAAACGACCACGTTTCCAGACGCAGCAGCAATGGCAGGCATATGCGGACAAACTGACGGCCTTTTCCGCCCACCTGCTGGCGCATGGCGTGCGGCTGGCCTACCATCATCACATGGGTGCCTACGTGGAAACCCCGGCCGACGTGGATCAACTGATGGCCTTGACGGGGCCGGAAGTGGGCTTGTTGTTTGATACGGGTCATATCACGTTTGCCGGCGGCGACGCGGTGGCGGTGTTAAACAAGCATATCGATCGCATCTGCCACGTGCATTGCAAGGATGTGCGCCCCAACGTGGTGAAACTGGCCCGCAATGGCCACTGGAGTTTCCTGCAGGCTGTCATCAATGGCGCCTTCAGCGTGCCTGGCGACGGCTGCATCGACTTTCCGGCGATCCTGAGGCGTTTGTATCTGCACGGCTACGAGGGCTGGCTGGTGGTGGAGGCGGAGCAAGACCCGGCCGTCGCGCCCAGTTACCAGTACGCCAAGATGGGCCACGATTACCTGGCCCAGCTCGTCGGCGCCATTCCCCGCCTGGGCCGGGAGGCAGCATGA
- the iolB gene encoding 5-deoxy-glucuronate isomerase, with protein sequence MSPLLVKARPGATIVEVTPESAGWTHVGFAAHRLAAGEQLNLDTGSRELCIVVLTGTVTVQAGEQSWEAIGGRASVFEDRSPYAVYVPLDTKVSITAVDAAEVALCSAPATTHRPARLIEPAAMTRSVRGKGANTRYVCDILPQTAEADGLLVVEVLTPSGHSSSYPPHKHDSDNVPLESSLEETYYHRLNPEQGFAYQRVYTDDRSIDEAMAVENHDVVMVPRGYHPVTVPYGYDGYYLNVMAGPKRVWHFKNDPAHEWLMNTK encoded by the coding sequence ATGAGCCCGCTGCTGGTCAAGGCGCGGCCTGGCGCCACCATCGTCGAGGTCACGCCCGAGTCGGCAGGCTGGACGCATGTGGGCTTTGCCGCGCACCGCCTGGCTGCAGGGGAACAGTTGAATCTGGACACGGGCAGCCGCGAGCTGTGCATCGTTGTATTGACGGGCACGGTCACCGTCCAGGCGGGCGAGCAGAGCTGGGAAGCCATCGGCGGGCGCGCCAGCGTCTTCGAGGACCGCTCGCCATATGCCGTGTATGTCCCCCTGGATACGAAGGTCAGCATCACGGCGGTGGACGCCGCCGAAGTGGCCTTGTGCAGCGCGCCAGCCACAACGCACCGCCCGGCACGCCTGATTGAACCGGCCGCCATGACGCGCTCCGTGCGCGGCAAGGGCGCCAATACCCGCTATGTGTGCGACATCCTGCCGCAGACGGCAGAGGCCGATGGCTTGCTGGTGGTGGAGGTGCTCACGCCGTCCGGCCACTCGTCCAGCTATCCGCCCCATAAACACGACAGCGACAACGTCCCGCTGGAAAGTTCACTGGAAGAAACGTATTACCACCGCCTCAATCCCGAGCAGGGCTTTGCGTACCAAAGAGTCTACACGGATGACCGCTCCATCGACGAGGCCATGGCAGTGGAAAACCACGACGTGGTGATGGTGCCCAGGGGTTACCACCCCGTGACCGTGCCGTATGGCTACGACGGCTATTACCTGAACGTGATGGCCGGCCCGAAACGCGTGTGGCATTTTAAAAACGACCCGGCCCATGAGTGGCTGATGAATACCAAATAA
- a CDS encoding CoA-acylating methylmalonate-semialdehyde dehydrogenase, with translation MTTQQIGHFIGGNPMASRSERTSDVFNPATGAVTAKVSLATAAELNAAVAAAHAAFPAWSQTSPLRRARVMFKFKELLEEHADQLAALITAEHGKVFTDAKGEVTRGIEVVEFACGIPQMMKGEYSEQVAGGIDAWSIRQALGVCVGITPFNFPVMVPMWMFPMAIACGNTFVLKPSERDPSASLLLAQLLTDAGLPDGVFNVVQGDKEAVDGLLHHPDVRAVSFVGSTPIAEYIYATGCAQGKRVQALGGAKNHMVVMPDADIPQTIDALMGAAFGSAGERCMAISVVVAVGNVADQLVEALVPRIAALKITQGMDLQAEMGPVVTQVHKEKIAGYIATGVKEGARLVADGRGFVLPGHENGFFLGGSLFDHVTPEMTIYKEEIFGPVLCIVRVPDFATALDLVNAHEYGNGTAIYTRDGNTAREYTHRVQVGMVGVNVPIPVPMAFHSFGGWKRSLFGDHHAHGPESVRFYTKQKAVTQRWPASTAAGAEFAMPTLK, from the coding sequence ATGACAACGCAACAGATCGGCCACTTTATTGGTGGCAACCCCATGGCTTCGCGCTCCGAGCGTACGAGCGACGTCTTCAATCCCGCCACGGGCGCCGTCACGGCCAAGGTGTCGCTGGCGACTGCCGCCGAGCTGAACGCGGCCGTGGCCGCTGCCCACGCGGCCTTTCCCGCCTGGTCGCAAACCTCGCCCTTGCGCCGCGCGCGGGTCATGTTCAAATTCAAGGAATTGCTGGAAGAACATGCGGATCAATTGGCCGCCCTGATCACGGCCGAGCACGGCAAGGTGTTTACGGATGCCAAAGGGGAAGTGACGCGCGGCATAGAAGTAGTGGAATTTGCCTGCGGCATTCCGCAAATGATGAAGGGAGAGTACTCGGAACAGGTGGCTGGCGGCATCGACGCCTGGTCCATCCGCCAGGCGCTGGGCGTCTGCGTCGGCATCACGCCCTTCAACTTCCCTGTCATGGTGCCGATGTGGATGTTCCCCATGGCGATTGCCTGCGGCAATACCTTTGTCTTGAAACCGTCCGAGCGGGACCCGTCGGCCAGCCTGCTGCTGGCACAGCTGTTGACAGACGCGGGCTTGCCCGACGGCGTTTTCAACGTGGTGCAGGGAGATAAGGAAGCGGTGGACGGCTTGCTGCACCACCCGGACGTGCGCGCCGTCAGTTTTGTCGGTTCCACGCCGATTGCCGAGTATATCTATGCCACCGGCTGCGCGCAGGGCAAGCGTGTGCAAGCCTTGGGTGGCGCGAAAAATCACATGGTCGTCATGCCCGACGCGGATATCCCGCAAACGATAGACGCCCTGATGGGCGCCGCCTTCGGGTCGGCGGGCGAGCGCTGCATGGCCATTTCTGTCGTCGTGGCGGTGGGCAATGTCGCCGATCAGCTGGTCGAAGCGCTGGTGCCGCGCATCGCGGCCTTGAAAATCACGCAGGGCATGGATTTACAAGCGGAAATGGGTCCTGTCGTCACGCAAGTGCACAAGGAAAAGATCGCCGGCTACATCGCCACGGGCGTCAAGGAAGGCGCCAGGCTGGTGGCCGACGGGCGCGGCTTCGTGCTGCCGGGCCATGAAAATGGCTTTTTCCTCGGCGGCAGCCTGTTCGACCATGTCACGCCGGAAATGACCATCTATAAAGAGGAAATCTTCGGCCCCGTGCTGTGCATCGTGCGCGTGCCCGATTTCGCCACGGCGCTCGATCTCGTCAATGCGCATGAATACGGCAATGGCACGGCGATCTACACGCGCGACGGCAACACGGCGCGCGAATACACGCACAGGGTGCAAGTCGGGATGGTCGGCGTCAACGTGCCCATCCCCGTGCCGATGGCCTTCCACAGCTTCGGCGGCTGGAAGCGCAGCCTGTTCGGCGACCACCACGCGCATGGCCCGGAATCGGTGCGCTTCTATACGAAGCAGAAGGCTGTGACGCAGCGCTGGCCAGCCTCCACGGCCGCCGGTGCCGAATTTGCCATGCCGACCCTGAAGTAA
- a CDS encoding ANTAR domain-containing response regulator codes for MTSSRTQPLRIVVVNTIVEHGVHADAALAAQVQRGNALRIGLLESGFDIVASLPADLYLPERIAQLQPDLIIIDAESDARDVLEHIVIATRDERRPIVLFTEDGATASIDAAMAAGVSAYIVAGLHAERILPVLNVALARFRQEEKLRAELLDTRHKLLERKVIERAKGLLMTHQGLTEEQAYQRLRSMAMNKKLKLADIAQRILDVEDLLG; via the coding sequence ATGACGTCCAGCCGTACCCAGCCTTTGCGCATCGTTGTCGTCAACACCATCGTCGAGCACGGCGTGCACGCGGATGCGGCATTGGCTGCCCAGGTGCAGCGCGGCAATGCCTTGCGCATCGGCTTGCTGGAATCGGGCTTTGACATCGTCGCTTCCTTGCCAGCCGACCTCTACCTTCCTGAGCGCATTGCGCAGCTGCAGCCTGACCTCATCATCATCGATGCCGAATCGGACGCGCGCGACGTGCTCGAGCACATCGTCATCGCCACGCGCGACGAGCGCCGCCCCATCGTCCTGTTTACGGAAGACGGCGCCACGGCCAGCATCGACGCGGCCATGGCGGCCGGCGTGTCCGCCTATATCGTGGCCGGCTTGCATGCCGAGCGCATCTTGCCCGTGCTGAACGTGGCGCTGGCGCGCTTCCGCCAGGAAGAAAAATTGCGCGCCGAATTGCTCGACACGCGGCACAAGCTGCTCGAACGCAAGGTGATCGAACGGGCCAAGGGCTTGTTGATGACGCATCAGGGCTTGACGGAAGAGCAGGCATACCAGCGCTTGCGCAGCATGGCCATGAACAAGAAACTGAAGCTGGCGGACATTGCCCAGCGCATCCTCGACGTGGAGGATTTGCTGGGATGA
- a CDS encoding CmpA/NrtA family ABC transporter substrate-binding protein has product MTAQVGKEAGHGSQVMRTLPPEKQTLRIGYLPLTDCASLVMASKLGLDEKYGIKIELRREMSWAGVRDKLNNGELDAAHVLYGLAYGVQMGIGGQQRDMAVLMNLNHSGQAVTLSAALAREGAHDGPTLARHMRTVARPFAFAHTFPTGNHAMLLQYWLAAHGIDPLRDARVMTVPPSQMVASLRAGQMDGFCAGEPWGYKAIVDGVGVTAATSGAIWPDHPGKVLGTSAAFAQAHPNSCRALIAAVLEAGRWIDASDANRLAMAATLAEPAYLNTPQEMLAPRMLGHYQDGLGKTWDEAHCVKFYQGGAVNFPYLSDGMWFMTQHRRWGLLRDEPDYLSVARQVNRIDLYRQAAEMTATPLPPSALRSSTLCDGVVWDGSAPEAYAASFAIGHFF; this is encoded by the coding sequence ATGACGGCGCAAGTGGGCAAAGAGGCAGGGCATGGCTCCCAGGTGATGCGGACCCTGCCGCCGGAAAAACAGACGCTACGCATCGGCTATCTGCCGCTGACCGATTGTGCCTCGCTGGTGATGGCCTCGAAGCTCGGCCTGGACGAGAAATATGGCATCAAGATCGAACTGAGACGCGAGATGTCGTGGGCCGGCGTGCGCGACAAATTGAACAACGGTGAACTCGACGCCGCCCACGTATTGTACGGACTCGCATATGGCGTGCAGATGGGCATCGGTGGGCAGCAGCGCGACATGGCCGTATTGATGAACCTCAATCATAGCGGCCAGGCCGTGACATTGTCTGCGGCGCTGGCGCGCGAGGGTGCCCACGATGGTCCCACTTTGGCGCGGCATATGCGCACCGTGGCGCGGCCTTTTGCGTTTGCGCATACTTTCCCGACCGGCAACCACGCGATGCTGCTGCAATACTGGCTGGCCGCGCATGGCATCGACCCGCTGCGCGACGCGCGCGTGATGACGGTGCCGCCATCGCAAATGGTGGCGTCCCTGCGCGCGGGCCAGATGGACGGTTTTTGCGCGGGCGAACCGTGGGGCTACAAGGCCATCGTCGACGGCGTGGGCGTGACGGCCGCCACCAGCGGCGCCATCTGGCCCGACCATCCGGGCAAGGTGCTGGGCACCAGCGCCGCATTTGCGCAGGCGCATCCGAACAGCTGCCGCGCCCTGATCGCCGCCGTGCTCGAGGCGGGGCGCTGGATCGACGCCAGCGATGCCAACCGGCTGGCCATGGCGGCCACCCTGGCCGAGCCCGCTTACTTGAATACACCGCAGGAAATGCTGGCACCGCGCATGCTGGGCCATTATCAGGATGGCCTGGGCAAGACCTGGGACGAGGCGCACTGTGTGAAGTTTTATCAGGGCGGCGCCGTCAATTTCCCCTACCTGTCCGACGGCATGTGGTTCATGACCCAGCACCGGCGCTGGGGCTTGCTGCGCGATGAGCCCGATTACCTGTCGGTGGCAAGGCAGGTGAACCGCATCGACCTGTATCGCCAGGCGGCAGAAATGACGGCCACGCCCTTGCCGCCATCTGCCCTGCGCAGCTCCACCCTGTGCGACGGCGTGGTGTGGGATGGCAGCGCGCCGGAAGCGTACGCGGCATCGTTTGCCATCGGCCATTTTTTCTGA
- the cobA gene encoding uroporphyrinogen-III C-methyltransferase produces the protein MAQHGSVTLVGAGPGDPDLLTIKAVKAIARADVVLIDDLVNPAILAHAAPGVRVVEVGKRGGCASTPQAFIERLMLAEARAGLHVVRLKGGDPYLFGRGGEERAYLHSHGVAVEVIPGISSGLAAPSAIGVPLTHRSWSQGAIFVTGHGKDSASEPNWAALAQSGLTLVIYMGVARVAAIQAGLLAGGMAPGTPVAVVQSASLPAQRQLLSTLHALPHDLLASGLGSPSIIVVGDVVRCADAWDDHGAATLQAAAV, from the coding sequence ATGGCACAACACGGTAGCGTGACACTTGTCGGCGCGGGGCCAGGCGATCCGGACTTGCTGACGATCAAGGCAGTGAAGGCCATCGCTCGGGCCGACGTGGTGCTGATCGACGACCTCGTCAACCCGGCCATCCTCGCGCATGCGGCACCCGGCGTGCGCGTGGTTGAGGTGGGCAAGCGGGGCGGCTGTGCGTCCACGCCGCAAGCCTTCATCGAGCGCCTGATGCTGGCCGAAGCCCGCGCCGGACTGCATGTGGTGCGCTTGAAAGGGGGCGACCCCTATCTGTTCGGGCGCGGCGGCGAAGAGCGCGCCTACCTGCACAGCCACGGCGTGGCCGTCGAGGTCATACCCGGTATCAGCAGCGGCCTGGCCGCGCCATCGGCCATCGGCGTGCCGCTGACGCACCGCAGCTGGAGCCAGGGCGCGATTTTCGTCACGGGCCACGGCAAGGATAGCGCCTCCGAACCGAACTGGGCGGCATTGGCACAAAGCGGCCTGACCCTGGTCATCTACATGGGCGTGGCGCGGGTGGCGGCCATCCAGGCGGGCTTGCTGGCAGGCGGCATGGCGCCGGGCACGCCGGTAGCCGTGGTGCAGTCGGCCAGCTTGCCGGCGCAGCGCCAGTTGCTGAGTACCTTGCACGCCTTGCCGCACGACTTGCTGGCGAGCGGCCTGGGCAGCCCCAGCATCATCGTCGTGGGCGACGTGGTGCGCTGCGCCGATGCCTGGGATGACCACGGCGCCGCTACCTTGCAGGCCGCTGCCGTCTGA